One window of Cyanobacteriota bacterium genomic DNA carries:
- a CDS encoding formylglycine-generating enzyme family protein, with amino-acid sequence MTDGLQSNQAAATPQGQLPVCPAGRSLRQVQFEVVTVDSRGRETGRTHSYAYGFSDFLTESVSLDMVAIPRGEFLMGFSDNLGDSDHHPSRLVTVAPFFLGQYPITQAQWRVVAAMPKVQHDLEASPSAFQGDMLPVENVSWLEAAEFCARLAQYTGCAYRLPTEAEWEYACRAGTSTPFHFGETIAPNLANYDGNFIYGYGPRGKYRKQTTPVGCFGVANAFGLYDMHGNVWEWCANPKQTVTSSKDPHDWRLGVNQDDYLQRLRGGSWDDLPWFCRSANLCRLSPENKLNLIGFRVACSTYEA; translated from the coding sequence ATGACAGACGGTTTGCAATCTAACCAAGCAGCAGCAACGCCTCAGGGCCAGCTACCAGTCTGTCCGGCTGGACGATCGCTACGGCAGGTGCAGTTTGAGGTTGTTACTGTTGATAGCCGAGGTCGGGAAACTGGCCGCACCCATAGTTATGCCTATGGATTTTCAGATTTCTTGACTGAGAGTGTCAGTTTAGACATGGTGGCTATCCCTAGGGGTGAGTTTCTAATGGGGTTTTCAGACAACCTGGGTGATAGTGATCATCACCCTAGCCGCTTAGTTACGGTTGCTCCTTTTTTTCTAGGACAATACCCAATTACCCAAGCACAGTGGCGTGTTGTTGCTGCTATGCCTAAAGTGCAACACGATTTGGAAGCATCTCCCTCTGCGTTTCAGGGCGACATGTTACCTGTAGAAAATGTCTCATGGCTAGAAGCTGCTGAATTTTGTGCCCGTCTGGCTCAGTACACAGGTTGTGCCTATCGGTTACCAACGGAAGCTGAGTGGGAATATGCCTGTCGAGCAGGAACCAGCACTCCTTTTCACTTCGGTGAAACGATCGCTCCTAACTTGGCAAATTATGATGGCAACTTTATCTATGGCTATGGCCCACGGGGCAAATATCGCAAGCAAACAACACCAGTTGGTTGTTTTGGTGTGGCCAACGCTTTTGGCCTATATGACATGCACGGCAACGTCTGGGAATGGTGTGCCAACCCCAAGCAGACAGTGACCTCCTCAAAAGATCCCCATGATTGGCGCTTAGGAGTTAACCAAGATGACTATCTCCAGCGTTTGCGGGGTGGCTCTTGGGATGATTTACCCTGGTTTTGCCGATCAGCAAACCTCTGTCGGCTATCACCTGAAAACAAGCTCAACCTAATCGGGTTTCGAGTTGCTTGTTCAACCTACGAAGCATAG
- a CDS encoding Cof-type HAD-IIB family hydrolase translates to MVASLQQLADSNLQLVQLVATDVDGTLTSHQRFTPQLLTALQALATAGITVVLTTGRSAGWASALVHYLPVMGAIAENGGLYLTGDGDTLLLSAISDIDVHRQQLAQFFQELATTFPKLQSSSDNAFRLTDWSFDVAGLTESELSAIASCCQQRGWGFTYSNIQGHIKPLGQDKAIGLQQLLARQFPQLTPQQVLTIGDSPNDEPMFNPEMFPLSIGVANVLPYCGSEHSQIMCHLPRYVTNYPEVAGFCEIVQHLLLTHSETHRG, encoded by the coding sequence ATGGTAGCGTCATTGCAGCAATTAGCCGACAGCAATTTGCAGCTAGTCCAGTTGGTGGCAACAGATGTTGATGGAACGCTAACTAGTCACCAACGGTTTACACCTCAATTACTCACAGCTCTGCAAGCGCTAGCAACTGCTGGTATCACTGTAGTGCTAACAACGGGGCGATCAGCAGGATGGGCTAGTGCCCTAGTACATTATCTGCCTGTGATGGGGGCGATCGCTGAAAATGGTGGACTATACCTCACTGGTGATGGAGACACTCTCCTGTTGTCTGCCATCAGTGATATAGATGTCCATCGACAACAACTTGCCCAGTTCTTTCAAGAACTCGCAACTACGTTTCCCAAGTTACAGTCATCTTCAGACAATGCCTTTCGCTTAACTGATTGGTCGTTTGACGTAGCAGGGCTAACTGAGTCAGAGTTGAGTGCGATCGCCTCCTGCTGCCAACAGCGGGGTTGGGGGTTTACCTACAGCAATATCCAAGGGCATATCAAGCCCCTCGGTCAAGATAAGGCCATAGGGTTGCAACAATTGCTAGCTCGTCAGTTCCCTCAGTTAACACCGCAGCAGGTGCTGACAATCGGCGATAGTCCAAACGACGAACCGATGTTCAACCCTGAGATGTTTCCTCTGTCAATCGGGGTAGCTAATGTGTTGCCCTATTGTGGCTCTGAGCACAGTCAGATTATGTGCCATCTACCTCGCTATGTGACAAACTACCCAGAGGTAGCTGGTTTTTGTGAAATTGTGCAGCACTTGTTGTTGACTCACAGTGAAACTCACAGGGGTTAG
- the fbp gene encoding class 1 fructose-bisphosphatase, producing MTDSAQTLDNGYALDRDCMTLSRHVLKQLQSFSPEAQDLSAIMNRLALAGKIIARRLSLAGLLEGALGFTGGINIQGETVKKMDVYANEVFIAVFKQSGLVCRLASEEMETPYYIPENCPIGRYTLLYDPIDGSSNVDININVGSIFAIRQQEGADENHQATDLLQSGRKQIAAGYILYGPSTMFVYSIGTGVHAFILDPSLGEFILFSENIRIPEHGPIYSVNEGNFWQWADPIRNYIRYVHRHEGYTARYGGAMVSDLHRILFQGGVFLYPGTLKKPEGKLRLLYECAPLAYLIEQAGGRASNGYQEILDLIPDKLHMRTPLIIGSKDDVALVESFIQEAAREQEDVAQLAKKA from the coding sequence ATGACTGATTCAGCGCAAACGCTTGACAATGGCTATGCTCTTGACCGCGACTGCATGACCCTCTCCCGCCATGTTTTGAAGCAGTTGCAGAGCTTTTCTCCAGAGGCACAAGATCTGAGTGCAATTATGAATCGGTTAGCCCTCGCAGGCAAGATCATTGCCCGTAGGCTTAGCTTGGCAGGCCTGCTAGAAGGTGCCCTTGGGTTTACAGGCGGCATTAATATTCAGGGCGAAACCGTCAAAAAGATGGATGTGTATGCCAACGAAGTGTTTATTGCTGTTTTTAAGCAAAGTGGTTTGGTTTGCCGTCTAGCATCAGAGGAGATGGAAACACCATACTACATTCCAGAAAACTGCCCAATTGGACGCTACACATTGCTTTACGACCCGATCGACGGCTCCTCTAACGTGGACATTAACATCAATGTTGGCTCTATCTTTGCTATTCGCCAACAGGAGGGTGCTGACGAAAATCATCAAGCCACCGATTTATTACAGAGTGGGCGGAAGCAGATTGCGGCTGGATATATTCTCTATGGCCCTAGCACGATGTTTGTGTATTCAATCGGGACTGGAGTTCATGCGTTCATTTTGGATCCGAGTCTAGGTGAATTCATTCTCTTTAGCGAAAACATTCGTATTCCTGAGCATGGTCCCATTTACAGCGTCAACGAGGGAAACTTCTGGCAATGGGCTGATCCCATTCGTAACTACATTCGCTACGTCCATCGGCATGAGGGCTATACTGCCCGCTATGGTGGTGCTATGGTTAGCGATTTGCACCGGATTCTGTTTCAAGGTGGTGTTTTCCTCTATCCTGGTACGCTGAAAAAGCCGGAAGGTAAGCTGCGGTTACTTTACGAGTGTGCACCCTTGGCCTATTTGATTGAACAGGCAGGAGGACGGGCGAGCAATGGTTACCAAGAGATTTTAGATTTGATTCCCGACAAGCTGCATATGCGCACACCGTTGATCATCGGCAGCAAGGATGATGTGGCGTTAGTGGAGTCATTCATTCAAGAGGCCGCTCGTGAGCAAGAGGATGTCGCCCAGCTTGCTAAGAAGGCTTAA
- the lepB gene encoding signal peptidase I, giving the protein MTPESLSNQPSQAKPPKSVLRENAQLVLVALFVALLLRLFVAEPRFIPSNSMEPTLKVGDRLVVEKVSYRFHLPQRGDIVVFEPPEQLLQFGYRKQQVFIKRVIGLPGQRIAVRSGRVWVNGQPLEEPYIAAAPTYQLPDIQVPSGTVFVMGDNRNNSNDSHVWGFLPIDNIVGRAWFRFYPFDRIGFLQKT; this is encoded by the coding sequence ATGACTCCTGAATCACTATCTAATCAGCCAAGTCAGGCTAAGCCTCCTAAGTCTGTTCTAAGAGAGAACGCACAGCTCGTTCTGGTAGCCCTGTTTGTAGCCTTGCTCCTGCGGTTGTTTGTGGCCGAGCCTCGGTTCATACCTTCCAATTCTATGGAGCCGACACTGAAGGTGGGCGATCGGCTGGTAGTGGAAAAGGTTTCCTATCGGTTTCATCTTCCTCAGCGGGGAGACATTGTTGTTTTTGAGCCGCCGGAACAGTTGTTACAGTTTGGTTATCGCAAACAACAGGTATTTATTAAACGAGTTATTGGTTTACCAGGACAGCGAATAGCAGTGAGGTCAGGTCGGGTTTGGGTCAATGGCCAACCTCTAGAGGAACCTTACATAGCAGCCGCACCTACTTATCAATTACCCGACATTCAGGTACCGTCAGGCACTGTCTTTGTCATGGGAGATAACCGTAATAACAGCAATGATTCCCATGTGTGGGGATTTTTGCCCATAGACAATATCGTAGGGCGGGCATGGTTCCGGTTTTATCCATTCGATCGCATTGGATTCCTACAAAAAACCTGA